In the genome of Streptomyces globosus, one region contains:
- a CDS encoding acyl-CoA dehydrogenase family protein, with amino-acid sequence MAEFTMELNEDQRQVRDWIHGFAADVIRPAAAEWDEREETPWPVIQEAAKVGIYSLDFYAQQYFDPTGLGVPMAMEELFWGDAGIALSIVGTGLAAIGVLANGTEEQIGTWIPQMYGTPDDVKVAAFCSSEPDAGSDVGSMRTRAVYDQAKDEWVLNGTKTWATNGGIANVHIVVAVVDPGLGTKGHASFIVPPGTPGLSQGQKFKKHGIRASHTAEVVLEDVRVPGSCLLGGKEKLDDRLARARESARAGGERVRNAAMATFEASRPAVGAMAVGTARAAYEVALDYAKTRTQFGRPIIDNQGVAFQLADMRTQIDAARLLVWRASWMAVAGRPFTSAEGSMSKLYASEVAKKVTAQAVQILGGNGYTREYPVERMHRDAAIYTIFEGTSEIQRLVIARTLSGMPIR; translated from the coding sequence ATGGCGGAGTTCACCATGGAGCTCAACGAGGACCAGAGGCAGGTCCGGGACTGGATCCACGGCTTCGCCGCCGACGTCATCCGGCCCGCCGCCGCCGAGTGGGACGAGCGGGAGGAGACGCCCTGGCCCGTCATCCAGGAGGCCGCCAAGGTCGGCATCTACTCCCTCGACTTCTATGCCCAGCAGTACTTCGACCCCACCGGCCTCGGCGTCCCGATGGCCATGGAGGAGCTGTTCTGGGGCGACGCGGGCATCGCCCTGTCGATCGTGGGCACGGGCCTCGCCGCCATCGGCGTCCTCGCCAACGGCACCGAGGAGCAGATCGGCACCTGGATCCCCCAGATGTACGGCACCCCGGACGACGTGAAGGTCGCCGCCTTCTGCTCCTCGGAGCCCGACGCCGGCTCCGACGTCGGCTCCATGCGCACCCGGGCCGTCTACGACCAGGCCAAGGACGAGTGGGTCCTCAACGGGACGAAGACCTGGGCCACCAACGGCGGCATCGCCAACGTCCACATCGTCGTCGCCGTCGTCGATCCCGGCCTCGGCACCAAGGGGCACGCCTCCTTCATCGTCCCGCCCGGCACCCCCGGCCTCTCCCAGGGCCAGAAGTTCAAGAAGCACGGCATCCGCGCCTCCCACACCGCGGAGGTCGTCCTGGAGGACGTGCGGGTCCCCGGTTCCTGCCTGCTCGGCGGCAAGGAGAAGCTCGACGACCGGCTCGCCCGCGCCCGCGAGAGCGCCCGGGCCGGCGGGGAGCGCGTCAGGAACGCCGCCATGGCCACCTTCGAGGCCTCCCGCCCCGCCGTCGGCGCCATGGCGGTGGGCACCGCCCGCGCGGCGTACGAGGTCGCCCTCGACTACGCGAAGACCCGCACCCAGTTCGGCCGGCCGATCATCGACAACCAGGGCGTCGCCTTCCAGTTGGCCGACATGCGCACGCAGATCGACGCGGCCCGCCTGCTGGTCTGGCGCGCCTCCTGGATGGCGGTCGCCGGGCGGCCGTTCACCTCCGCCGAGGGCTCCATGTCGAAGCTGTACGCGAGCGAGGTGGCCAAGAAGGTCACCGCCCAGGCCGTGCAGATCCTCGGCGGCAACGGCTACACCCGCGAGTACCCGGTGGAGCGGATGCACCGCGACGCCGCCATCTACACCATCTTCGAGGGCACGAGCGAGATCCAGCGCCTCGTCATCGCCCGCACCCTCTCCGGCATGCCGATCCGCTAG
- a CDS encoding TetR family transcriptional regulator, translating into MDTTQQAGEPGTAERRRRELLEAADRVVLRDGPKASMNAIAAEAGITKPILYRHFGDKAGLYQALAVRHTDALLGSLRAALDAPAERRRRVESTLHTYLAAIEARPQVYRFLMHPTEDSHGAETGFDVGRHSAPLLRRLGEELAEVISERVDLGPGGERLARIWGHGIVGMMHAAGDWWLGERPCTREELVSGLTDLLWGRLATAGDRADGPGF; encoded by the coding sequence ATGGACACCACGCAGCAGGCCGGCGAACCGGGTACGGCCGAACGCCGCCGCCGGGAGCTGCTCGAAGCGGCCGACCGCGTCGTCCTCAGGGACGGCCCCAAGGCGTCCATGAACGCCATCGCCGCCGAGGCCGGCATCACCAAGCCGATCCTCTACCGGCACTTCGGCGACAAGGCCGGCCTCTACCAGGCCCTGGCCGTGCGGCACACCGACGCCCTGCTCGGCTCGCTGCGCGCCGCCCTCGACGCGCCCGCCGAGCGCCGCCGCCGGGTGGAGTCCACGCTGCACACCTACCTCGCGGCGATCGAGGCACGCCCCCAGGTCTACCGCTTCCTGATGCACCCCACCGAGGACTCGCACGGCGCAGAAACCGGCTTCGACGTCGGACGGCACTCCGCCCCGCTCCTGCGCCGGCTCGGCGAGGAGCTGGCCGAGGTGATCAGCGAGCGCGTGGACCTGGGCCCCGGCGGGGAGCGGCTGGCCCGTATCTGGGGGCACGGGATCGTCGGCATGATGCACGCGGCCGGCGACTGGTGGCTCGGCGAACGCCCGTGCACCCGCGAGGAGTTGGTCTCGGGCCTGACCGACCTGCTGTGGGGCAGGCTGGCCACCGCCGGCGACCGCGCGGACGGCCCCGGCTTCTGA
- the def gene encoding peptide deformylase: MRQRVIPGTSGTVRTMSLLGDPVLHSPCAEVTDFGPALGALVEDMFATMYAAEGVGLAANQIGVGLRVFVYDCPDDEDVRHVGHVVNPRLVEAGGDEYLGPEGCLSLPGLEAGTPRFDRAVVEGATADGAPVRITGTGFFARCLQHECDHLEGAVYAQRVTGMRGRRLRRAIRRTPWGARGLHALED, from the coding sequence ATGCGACAGCGCGTCATCCCCGGGACCTCCGGCACCGTCCGCACCATGAGCCTCCTGGGCGATCCGGTGCTCCACTCGCCGTGCGCGGAGGTGACCGATTTCGGCCCCGCCCTCGGCGCGCTGGTCGAGGACATGTTCGCCACCATGTACGCCGCCGAAGGCGTCGGCCTGGCCGCGAACCAGATCGGCGTGGGGCTGCGGGTGTTCGTCTACGACTGCCCCGACGACGAGGACGTCCGGCACGTGGGCCACGTCGTCAACCCGCGCCTCGTCGAGGCCGGCGGGGACGAGTACCTCGGCCCCGAGGGCTGCCTCTCCCTCCCCGGCCTGGAGGCCGGCACGCCCCGCTTCGACCGCGCGGTCGTCGAGGGGGCCACCGCGGACGGCGCCCCGGTGCGGATCACCGGCACCGGGTTCTTCGCCCGCTGCCTCCAGCACGAGTGCGACCACCTCGAAGGCGCCGTGTACGCGCAGCGGGTCACCGGCATGCGGGGCCGCCGGCTGCGGCGGGCGATCCGCAGGACGCCCTGGGGCGCCCGCGGCCTGCACGCGCTGGAGGACTGA
- a CDS encoding MurT ligase domain-containing protein, with amino-acid sequence MAGNTEPLSPRAKLAVTAGRAAAAVSRAAGRGSGSVIGGKVALKLDPDLLGALAQHLDVVLVSATNGKTTTTRLIAEALRASGPVVSNALGANMPAGITSALAGGSDAKYGVIEVDEKYLAGVARDVTPKAIALLNLSRDQLDRAAETRMLAEKWREGLAGSKAVIVANCDDPLIVWSASSSQNVVWVAAGQEWKDDAWSCPSCGGVMQRPGDDWFCGECGFRRPAPSWVLSGDHVLDPHGSAWPISLQLPGRANKANAATSAAVAAVFGVPPQVALERMYQVQAVAGRYDVVQFQNRELRLLLAKNPAGWLETFSLIDQPPAPVILSVNARGADGTDTSWLWDVDYPRLAGHPIFVIGDRRLDLAVRLEVAGLDFRVCETLDEAVQLAPPGQIELIANYTAFQDVRRRVGN; translated from the coding sequence ATGGCAGGCAACACAGAGCCGCTTTCGCCGCGCGCCAAGCTGGCCGTGACGGCGGGCAGGGCCGCGGCGGCGGTGTCGCGGGCCGCGGGGCGCGGAAGCGGATCGGTGATCGGCGGCAAGGTCGCACTCAAACTTGACCCCGACCTCCTCGGAGCGCTCGCGCAGCACCTCGACGTCGTCCTCGTCTCCGCCACCAACGGCAAGACCACGACGACGCGCCTGATCGCCGAGGCCCTGCGGGCCAGCGGGCCGGTGGTCTCCAACGCCCTCGGCGCGAACATGCCTGCCGGCATCACCTCCGCCCTCGCAGGCGGCTCGGACGCCAAGTACGGCGTCATCGAGGTGGACGAGAAGTACCTGGCCGGGGTCGCCCGGGACGTCACCCCGAAGGCGATCGCGCTGCTGAACCTCTCGCGCGACCAGCTGGACCGCGCCGCCGAGACCCGCATGCTCGCGGAGAAGTGGCGCGAGGGGCTGGCCGGCTCCAAGGCGGTCATCGTCGCCAACTGCGACGACCCCCTGATCGTGTGGTCGGCCTCCTCCTCGCAGAACGTGGTGTGGGTGGCCGCCGGCCAGGAGTGGAAGGACGACGCTTGGTCGTGCCCCTCCTGCGGCGGCGTGATGCAGCGCCCCGGCGACGACTGGTTCTGCGGCGAGTGCGGCTTCCGCCGGCCCGCCCCGAGCTGGGTGCTCTCCGGCGACCACGTCCTCGACCCGCACGGCTCGGCGTGGCCCATCAGCCTCCAGCTGCCGGGCCGCGCCAACAAGGCGAACGCGGCCACCTCGGCCGCCGTGGCCGCCGTCTTCGGCGTGCCGCCGCAGGTCGCGCTGGAGCGGATGTACCAGGTGCAGGCGGTCGCCGGCCGGTACGACGTGGTGCAGTTCCAGAACCGCGAGCTGCGGCTGCTGCTCGCCAAGAACCCGGCGGGCTGGCTCGAAACGTTTTCGCTGATCGACCAGCCGCCCGCCCCGGTGATCCTCTCGGTCAACGCCCGCGGCGCCGACGGCACGGACACCTCGTGGCTGTGGGACGTGGACTACCCGCGCCTCGCCGGCCACCCGATCTTCGTGATCGGCGACCGCCGGCTCGACCTGGCCGTCCGCCTCGAGGTCGCCGGCCTGGACTTCCGGGTCTGCGAGACCCTCGACGAGGCCGTGCAGCTCGCCCCGCCCGGCCAGATCGAGCTGATCGCCAACTACACCGCCTTCCAGGACGTGCGCCGCCGCGTCGGCAACTAG
- a CDS encoding type 1 glutamine amidotransferase, with translation MSDNSLRLVWVYPDLLSTYGDQGNVLVVERRARRRGLDVQRVDVRSDQPIPTSGDIYLIGGGEDRPQRLAAERLVRDGGLERAVSNGAIVFSVCAGYQILGNEFVNDMGERQQGLGLLDVVTVRGEGERCVGDVLADIDPQLGLPQLTGFENHQGVTHLGPGAKAFARTRLGRGNGTGDGTEGAYNETVFGTYMHGPVMARNPLIADLLLKLALDVNALPPIDDRWYDALRAERIAAATQPA, from the coding sequence ATGAGCGACAACAGCCTGCGCCTGGTGTGGGTCTACCCCGACCTGCTCAGCACGTACGGAGACCAGGGCAACGTTCTCGTGGTGGAGCGCCGGGCGCGCCGGCGCGGCCTGGACGTGCAGCGCGTGGACGTGCGCAGCGACCAGCCGATCCCGACCTCGGGCGACATCTACCTGATCGGCGGCGGCGAGGACCGCCCGCAGCGGCTCGCCGCCGAGCGCCTGGTGCGCGACGGCGGCCTGGAGCGGGCCGTCTCGAACGGGGCGATCGTGTTCTCGGTGTGCGCCGGCTACCAGATCCTGGGCAACGAGTTCGTCAACGACATGGGCGAGCGGCAGCAGGGCCTCGGCCTGCTGGACGTCGTCACCGTCCGCGGCGAGGGCGAGCGCTGCGTCGGCGACGTCCTCGCGGACATCGACCCGCAGCTCGGCCTGCCGCAGCTGACGGGCTTCGAGAACCACCAGGGCGTCACGCACCTCGGCCCCGGCGCCAAGGCGTTCGCCCGCACCCGCCTGGGCCGCGGCAACGGCACGGGCGACGGCACCGAGGGTGCGTACAACGAGACGGTGTTCGGCACGTACATGCACGGCCCCGTCATGGCCCGCAACCCGCTCATCGCGGACCTGCTGCTGAAGCTGGCCCTCGACGTGAACGCACTGCCGCCCATCGACGACCGCTGGTACGACGCGCTGCGAGCGGAGCGCATCGCCGCGGCGACGCAGCCCGCGTAA
- a CDS encoding 6-phosphofructokinase, whose amino-acid sequence MRIGVLTSGGDCPGLNAVIRSVVHRAVVDHGDEVIGFHDGWRGLLEADYRKLDLDAVAGILARGGTILGSSRVQPAHLRDGVERARGHVADLGLDAIIPIGGEGTLKAANLLSQGGLPIVGVPKTIDNDIASTDVTFGFDTAVGVATEALDRLKTTAESHQRVMVVEVMGRHTGWIALHSGMAAGAHAIVVPERPFDIEELAGIVGERFSAGKRFAIVVVAEGAKPRPGTMEYTEGGTDQYGHERFAGIGNILAVELERRLGKEARPVILGHVQRGGTPTAYDRVLATRFGWHAVEAAHRGEFGMLTALRGTEIEMVPLARAVESLKTVPAERYDEAQTVL is encoded by the coding sequence ATGCGCATTGGTGTGCTCACTTCCGGTGGCGACTGCCCCGGCCTCAACGCCGTCATCCGCTCCGTCGTGCACCGCGCCGTCGTCGACCACGGCGACGAGGTCATCGGCTTCCACGACGGCTGGCGCGGGCTCCTGGAGGCGGACTACCGCAAGCTCGACCTCGACGCGGTGGCCGGCATCCTCGCCCGCGGCGGCACCATCCTCGGCTCCTCCCGCGTCCAGCCCGCGCACCTGCGCGACGGCGTGGAGCGGGCCCGCGGCCACGTCGCGGACCTCGGCCTGGACGCCATCATCCCGATCGGCGGCGAGGGCACGCTGAAGGCGGCGAACCTACTCTCGCAGGGCGGCCTGCCGATCGTGGGCGTGCCGAAGACCATCGACAACGACATCGCCTCGACGGACGTCACCTTCGGCTTCGACACGGCTGTCGGCGTCGCCACGGAGGCGCTGGACCGGCTGAAGACGACCGCCGAGTCCCACCAGCGGGTGATGGTCGTGGAGGTCATGGGCCGCCACACCGGCTGGATCGCCCTGCACTCGGGCATGGCGGCCGGCGCGCACGCCATCGTCGTGCCGGAGCGTCCGTTCGACATCGAGGAGCTGGCCGGGATCGTCGGCGAGCGCTTCTCCGCGGGCAAGCGTTTCGCGATCGTCGTCGTCGCCGAGGGCGCGAAGCCGCGGCCCGGCACCATGGAGTACACGGAGGGCGGCACCGACCAGTACGGTCACGAGCGCTTCGCCGGCATCGGCAACATCCTGGCGGTGGAGCTGGAGCGCCGCCTCGGCAAGGAGGCCCGCCCGGTCATCCTCGGCCACGTCCAGCGCGGCGGCACCCCGACCGCGTACGACCGGGTGCTGGCCACCCGCTTCGGCTGGCACGCGGTGGAGGCGGCGCACCGCGGAGAGTTCGGGATGCTGACCGCGCTGCGCGGCACGGAGATCGAGATGGTGCCGCTCGCCCGCGCGGTGGAGAGCCTGAAGACGGTCCCGGCGGAGCGCTACGACGAGGCGCAGACCGTTCTGTGA
- a CDS encoding cytochrome c oxidase assembly protein — protein MDHSGHGSGMHTHMDLPPFTLGRALEFSFDAFFLIGSLVGLGLYLWGVVRLRRRGDAWPAGRIVAFCAGVLSVALMMCTKLNDYGMVMFSVHMVQHMVISMLSPILLLLGAPVTLALRALPPAGRGRKGPRELLLALLHSRYMRVVTHPAFTIPMFIASLYALYFTPLFDFLMESKPGHIGMMVHFLAVGLVFFWPIMGVDPGPHRPGYVMRMLELFAGMPFHAFFGIALMMASEPMIGTYSNPPASLGIDPLLDQQWGGGIAWAFSEIPSVLVLIALMYQWYHSEQRAAKRADRAADRDGDAELEAYNAYLASLRARQ, from the coding sequence ATGGATCACAGCGGTCACGGCTCGGGCATGCACACGCACATGGACCTGCCGCCGTTCACGCTGGGCCGTGCTCTGGAGTTCTCCTTCGACGCGTTCTTCCTGATCGGCTCGCTCGTCGGCCTCGGCCTCTACCTGTGGGGCGTGGTGCGGCTCAGGCGGCGCGGGGACGCCTGGCCCGCGGGGCGGATCGTCGCCTTCTGCGCGGGCGTGCTCAGCGTGGCGCTGATGATGTGCACCAAGCTCAACGACTACGGCATGGTCATGTTCAGCGTGCACATGGTGCAGCACATGGTGATCAGCATGCTGTCGCCGATCCTGCTGCTGCTGGGCGCCCCGGTGACGCTCGCCCTCCGCGCGCTGCCGCCGGCCGGCCGCGGCCGCAAGGGCCCGCGGGAACTGCTGCTGGCGCTGCTGCACAGCCGCTACATGCGGGTGGTCACCCACCCTGCGTTCACCATCCCCATGTTCATCGCCAGCCTCTACGCCCTGTACTTCACCCCGCTCTTCGACTTCCTGATGGAGAGCAAGCCCGGCCACATCGGGATGATGGTCCACTTCCTGGCCGTCGGCCTGGTGTTCTTCTGGCCGATCATGGGCGTGGACCCGGGACCGCACCGCCCCGGCTACGTGATGCGCATGCTGGAGCTCTTCGCAGGGATGCCCTTCCACGCCTTCTTCGGCATCGCGCTGATGATGGCGAGCGAGCCGATGATCGGTACGTACAGCAACCCGCCGGCCTCGCTCGGCATCGACCCGCTGCTCGACCAGCAGTGGGGCGGCGGCATCGCCTGGGCCTTCAGCGAGATCCCCTCGGTGCTGGTGCTGATCGCCCTGATGTACCAGTGGTACCACTCCGAGCAGCGGGCGGCGAAGCGCGCCGACCGTGCCGCCGACCGCGACGGCGACGCCGAGCTGGAGGCGTACAACGCCTATCTGGCGTCGCTCCGCGCGCGTCAGTAG
- a CDS encoding lysophospholipid acyltransferase family protein: MFYLLLKHVFLGPLLRLLFRPRIEGLEYVPDEGAAIVAGNHLSFSDHFLMPAVLRRRITFLAKAEYFTGPGLKGRLTAFFFRSAGQIPVDRSGREAGRAALREGLEVLSRGELLGIYPEGTRSHDGRLYKGKVGVAAMALGAGVPVVPCAMVGTFEVQPPGRKIPRIRRVTIRFGRPLDFSRYAGMEGERAVLRAVTDEIMYAILELSGQEYVDRYAAEVKAEAEEARKAARRRTR, from the coding sequence GTGTTCTACCTCTTGCTCAAGCACGTGTTCCTGGGTCCGCTGCTGCGGCTGCTGTTCCGGCCCCGGATCGAGGGGCTGGAGTACGTCCCGGACGAGGGGGCCGCGATCGTCGCGGGCAACCACCTGTCCTTCTCCGACCACTTCCTCATGCCCGCGGTCCTCCGGCGGCGGATCACCTTCCTCGCGAAGGCCGAGTACTTCACGGGGCCCGGGCTGAAGGGCCGGCTGACCGCCTTCTTCTTCCGCAGCGCCGGCCAGATCCCCGTCGACCGGTCGGGCAGGGAGGCCGGCCGGGCAGCGCTGCGCGAGGGCCTGGAGGTGCTCTCCCGCGGCGAGCTGCTGGGGATCTACCCGGAGGGCACCCGCTCGCACGACGGGCGGCTGTACAAGGGCAAGGTCGGGGTGGCGGCGATGGCGCTGGGCGCCGGGGTGCCCGTGGTGCCGTGCGCGATGGTCGGCACGTTCGAGGTGCAGCCGCCGGGCCGGAAGATCCCGAGGATCAGGCGGGTCACCATCCGCTTCGGCCGGCCGCTGGACTTCTCGCGGTACGCCGGGATGGAGGGCGAGCGGGCGGTGCTGCGCGCCGTCACCGACGAGATCATGTACGCGATCCTGGAGCTGTCGGGCCAGGAGTACGTCGACCGGTACGCCGCCGAGGTGAAGGCCGAGGCGGAGGAGGCGCGGAAGGCGGCCCGGCGCAGGACGCGCTGA